From Nicotiana tabacum cultivar K326 chromosome 22, ASM71507v2, whole genome shotgun sequence, one genomic window encodes:
- the LOC107765553 gene encoding uncharacterized protein LOC107765553: MRMAAVITVNSKAKNLMYNAISGEEYEKISSCETAKEMWDKLEVTYEGTNKVKETRINLIVRDYELFQMKDGESVEEMFSRFSKILGDLKSLGRPIKSGEQVRKILRSLPTIWQPKVIALECQDLDKMSYDKLRGDLIAFEKTHLDRQIQHKKKKTVSFKANVAELENEEEEEEHDENIAMLSQVVTSMMEKNRYSRRGRSNFRKGRMSNENDKNDGRCYECGKYGHIQADYPELKKKLSRNFQKKKSCGAWSDEEEYDHEEIANMCFMVTKKDNNKGSDKPELMAENEADEKEDSDELCLMADKGTSEVRLPSYSNWYKLQEFVDIALTDIENFLGELRKIQREKKDWALKLEVCEIKRDTLQVNELKLQLNGLLKSTSHSFVKSNQIVPHTSLIRTRNSQGCSYCGSKTTGDGLDGGTVTFGDKSKGNVIGVEKVSRSSTCDVDEVYLVEELGYNLLSLVNYVIMTMRFGSKNMVGLLKMNQVKLFSLETGTKMFILSVTWKALVIIFVYLSILDDPWAWHRKLGHTSMHTIHNLYKNDLVIGLPKLDFSKDQICDACQLGKQTRSSFKVKNIVSTSKPLQVLHMDLFGPTRTVSIGGKKYAFVIVDDFSKFTWVIFLSHKDEALQNFKVFCKRNTA, translated from the exons ATGAGGATG GCTGCTGTCATAACTGTGAATTCCAAAGCAAAAAATCTTATGTACAATGCTATCAGTGGAGAAGAGTATGAAAAGATTTCGAGCTGTGAAACTGCCAAGGAAATGTGGGATAAATTGGAAGTAACATATGAAGGAACCAACAAGGTAAAAGAAACAAGGATCAATCTTATAGTTCGTGACTATGAACTATTCCAAATGAAAGATGGAGAATCAGTGGAGGAAATGTTCTCCAGGTTCAGTAAAATCCTTGGAGATCTAAAGTCTCTTGGTAGACCAATCAAAAGTGGAGAACAGGTCAGAAAAATCCTTAGAAGTCTACCCACAATTTGGCAGCCCAAAGTTATTGCTCTAGAATGTCAGGACCTTGACAAAATGTCCTATGATAAACTTAGAGGTGATCTAATTGCCTTTGAGAAAACTCACTTGGACAGGCAAATTCAACATAAAAAGAAGAAAACGGTTTCCTTTAAAGCAAATGTTGCTGAAttagaaaatgaagaagaggaggaagaacaTGATGAAAATATAGCCATGCTCTCCCAAGTTGTGACAAGCATGATGGAGAAAAACAGATATAGCAGAAGAGGTAGATCAAACTTCAGAAAAGGAAGGATGAGcaatgaaaatgataaaaatgatggAAGATGCTATGAATGTGGAAAATACGGACACATTCAAGCTGATTATccagaattgaaaaaaaaactaagTAGGAACtttcaaaagaagaagtcttgTGGAGCCTGGAGCGATGAAGAAGAATACGACCATGAAGAAATTGCAAATATGTGTTTCATGGTCACAAAAAAAGATAACAATAAAGGCTCAGATAAGCCTGAGCTCATGGCAGAAAATGAAGCAGATGAGAAAGAAGACTCCGATGAACTCTGTCTTATGGCAGACAAAGGAACCAGTGAGGTACGTCTTCCTTCGTATTCCAACTGGTATAAGCTTCAAGAATTTGTGGATATTGCTCTTACAGATAtcgaaaattttttaggagaACTCAGAAAAatccaaagagaaaagaaagattgGGCCCTGAAGTTAGAAGTATGTGAAATTAAGCGTGACACGCTTCAAGTTAATGAACTTAAACTTCAACTGAATGGATTACTAAAATCCACAAGTCATAGCTTTGTCAAATCAAATCAGATTGTTCCTCATACATCTTTGATTAGAACTAGAAACTCTCAGGGATGCTCTTATTGTG GATCAAAGACAACAGGAGATGG ACTTGATGGAGGAACAGTTACATTTGGAGACAAATCAAAAGGAAATGTAATTGGCGTTGAAAAAGTTTCTCGCAGCTCAACATGTGATGTAGATGAAGTGTATCTCGTTGAAGAACTTGGGTACAATCTTCTCAGCTTAGTCAACTATGTGATAATGACTATGAGGTTCGGTTCAAAAAATATGGTTGGTTTATTGAAGATGAATCAGGTAAAGTTATTCTCTCTGGAAACAGGGACAAAAATGTTTATACTATCAGTAACTTGGAAAGCTCTAGTAATCATATTTGTCTATCTTTCCATTCTTGATGACCCCTGGGCATGGCATAGAAAACTTGGTCATACTAGCATGCATACTATTCATAATCTTTATAAAAACGATCTTGTCATTggtcttccaaaactagatttttcGAAAGATCAAATTTGTGATGCATGTCAACTAGGAAAACAAACCAGATCCTCTTTTAAAGTCAAAAATATTGTCTCCACTTCAAAACCTCTTCAAGTATTGCATATGGATCTCTTTGGACCTACTAGAACTGTTAGCATAGGTGGTAAAAAGTATGCCTTTGTTATAGTAGATGATTTTTCTAAATTCACCTGGGTTATTTTTCTGAGCCACAAAGATGAAGCTCTACAAAACTTTAAAGTCTTTTGCAAGAGAAATACAGCGTGA